Proteins encoded within one genomic window of Candidatus Hydrogenedens sp.:
- a CDS encoding DUF1559 domain-containing protein codes for MKKHGFTLIELLVVIAIIGILAAILLPALARAREAARRSSCQNNLKQIGLTCKMYSNEAKGERFPPSKLYNCTELSGEFVLDCMAVYPEYLNDPAVLLCPSATTGNDPVKVFDKADNLAQVIGDRAGNLVPTAGVPNKEFYPCEVDDSSCSYLYLAWNTWFPGIIDRPDPPANPDVNVMIDWLLANNPQVVIMLGNLYPRLGDPSKNDEDFTFFDGTQNLTMYRLREGIERFMITDINNPAASAKAQSEIPVSGDWVSTDIGQEFNHVPGGCNFLYMDGHVEFIRFPGKWPVNRTMAVLQSEEIMNRL; via the coding sequence ATGAAAAAGCATGGTTTCACTCTCATCGAACTACTTGTCGTCATTGCTATCATCGGCATCCTTGCAGCCATACTTTTACCGGCTCTTGCTCGTGCCCGTGAAGCAGCACGCCGTTCCTCATGCCAGAATAACTTAAAACAGATAGGTCTCACATGTAAGATGTATTCTAATGAAGCAAAGGGTGAAAGATTTCCACCCTCCAAACTTTATAATTGCACCGAATTAAGTGGAGAATTTGTTCTTGACTGTATGGCAGTATATCCGGAATATTTAAATGACCCTGCGGTGTTATTATGTCCTTCTGCAACAACAGGGAATGACCCGGTAAAAGTATTTGATAAAGCAGACAATCTAGCCCAAGTTATTGGTGACCGAGCCGGGAATTTAGTACCCACAGCCGGTGTGCCTAATAAAGAATTTTATCCCTGCGAAGTAGATGATAGTAGCTGTTCTTATTTATATTTAGCATGGAATACATGGTTTCCGGGGATTATTGACCGACCCGATCCACCGGCAAACCCGGATGTAAATGTGATGATAGACTGGTTACTGGCGAACAATCCCCAAGTGGTTATTATGTTAGGTAATCTTTATCCCCGTTTAGGTGACCCGTCAAAAAACGACGAAGACTTCACATTCTTCGACGGGACGCAAAATCTTACTATGTATCGTTTGAGAGAAGGGATTGAACGCTTTATGATAACAGATATTAATAATCCTGCGGCAAGTGCCAAAGCCCAAAGTGAAATTCCTGTGTCCGGAGATTGGGTTAGCACAGATATAGGGCAGGAGTTCAATCATGTCCCTGGTGGTTGCAATTTCCTGTATATGGATGGTCATGTTGAATTTATTCGTTTCCCCGGTAAATGGCCTGTAAATCGCACTATGGCGGTTTTACAAAGTGAAGAAATTATGAATAGGTTATAA